A single Fusobacterium hominis DNA region contains:
- a CDS encoding ROK family transcriptional regulator, with amino-acid sequence MNANDIKILELIYSFGMITRKELGKKLMISQAAISKRIKYLMEKKLIKENSTILLKTGGRKSSYLELNNEIGKIIGVYFGVDKIIIAISTINFTAITYRYIDITPTTQILKETFDILDEIYKQEKIISIGVGMNGIVDYQKGLSIYSATYNWSNVNLKEELENRYKISVAIENGVNLMVLYEKKNGKSRDKNNFVILNITNGIKAGICLDGKLHRGVYLKAGEIGHIQYDFSLNSRICTCGNKGCIETILSEYAVEDKIFDLINEKYSYETIIEKANRNIQPFKNIILDLAPVMLHLILWISLLIDPEEIVVYGKISKVEDFLWREIRRKIKYSSLFKPDRFCLRVENIDESLIVKGGIILGVQNLFKSLKKDKK; translated from the coding sequence ATGAATGCGAATGATATTAAAATTTTAGAGTTAATTTATAGTTTTGGAATGATAACTAGAAAAGAATTAGGAAAAAAACTCATGATTTCACAAGCTGCTATTAGTAAAAGAATAAAATATCTAATGGAGAAAAAACTTATAAAAGAAAATTCTACAATTCTTTTAAAAACAGGAGGTAGAAAATCTTCGTATTTGGAACTAAATAATGAGATAGGGAAAATTATAGGTGTTTATTTTGGAGTAGATAAAATTATAATTGCTATATCTACAATAAATTTTACAGCAATTACATACAGATATATAGATATTACACCTACAACTCAGATACTTAAAGAAACTTTTGATATTTTAGATGAGATATATAAACAAGAAAAAATTATAAGTATTGGTGTAGGAATGAATGGAATTGTAGATTATCAAAAAGGACTAAGTATTTATTCTGCAACGTATAATTGGAGTAATGTTAATTTAAAAGAGGAACTTGAAAATAGATACAAGATTTCTGTTGCAATAGAAAATGGTGTTAATCTTATGGTGCTTTATGAGAAGAAGAATGGTAAATCAAGAGATAAAAATAATTTTGTCATTTTAAATATTACAAATGGAATAAAAGCAGGAATATGTTTAGATGGAAAATTGCATAGAGGAGTTTATTTAAAGGCTGGAGAGATCGGACATATTCAATATGATTTTTCATTAAATTCAAGGATATGTACTTGTGGGAATAAAGGATGTATAGAAACTATTTTAAGTGAGTATGCTGTTGAGGACAAGATTTTTGATTTAATTAATGAAAAATACAGCTATGAAACTATTATTGAAAAGGCTAATAGAAATATTCAACCATTTAAAAATATAATTTTAGATTTAGCACCAGTGATGTTACATTTAATTTTGTGGATATCACTTCTTATTGATCCAGAAGAGATAGTTGTATATGGAAAAATAAGTAAAGTTGAAGATTTTTTATGGAGAGAGATAAGAAGAAAAATAAAATATTCAAGTTTATTTAAACCAGATAGATTTTGTTTGAGAGTAGAAAATATTGATGAGAGTTTAATTGTGAAAGGAGGCATTATTCTAGGAGTTCAGAACTTATTTAAATCTTTAAAAAAAGATAAAAAGTAG
- a CDS encoding alanine/glycine:cation symporter family protein gives MQFINTLNEYLWSYVLIGLLIVSGIYYTVRSGFAQFRLFGNTVKLIVGKAPALRDGQVTNKNQISAFQAFCISISSHVGTGNLAGVAIAVVLGGPGALFWMWVTALIGCATSLIENTLAQLYKEKQPDGSFKGGPAYYMSKALGWKTMGKIFSFIVVFTFAFAFNTVQANTIAQALEGTFNLSTSVGGLIIAILTGLVIFGGLKRIASFSSLIVPIMAIGYVVVAILVLTINITRIPDLIELIVKNAFGIDAVFGGAMGLAMLQGVKRGLYSNEAGMGSAPNAAATSNVSHPVKQGLMQAFGVFVDTILICSATGFIVLLLPNYANVGETGIKLTQIALSNEVGMWGNPFITLCIFLFAFSSVIGNYYYGETNLSFLLGDNKLYILIFRLLCVITVYLGCVAKLSDVWNIADLSMGIMAIMNIVTIAVLSPRAFLVINDYIKQRKEGKNPVFNIKDTPSILNTEAWDD, from the coding sequence ATGCAATTTATCAATACTTTAAATGAATATTTATGGTCGTATGTATTGATTGGTTTATTGATTGTGTCAGGAATTTATTATACGGTAAGAAGTGGTTTTGCACAGTTTAGGTTATTTGGAAATACTGTTAAACTTATAGTTGGTAAAGCTCCTGCTCTAAGGGATGGACAAGTAACAAATAAAAATCAAATTTCAGCATTCCAAGCATTCTGTATTAGTATTTCTTCACACGTTGGAACAGGGAATCTAGCTGGAGTAGCTATAGCAGTTGTTCTTGGAGGTCCAGGAGCTTTATTTTGGATGTGGGTAACAGCGTTGATAGGATGTGCTACAAGTTTGATAGAAAATACCTTAGCACAATTATACAAGGAAAAGCAACCAGATGGTTCATTTAAAGGAGGCCCAGCATACTATATGTCAAAGGCTTTAGGATGGAAAACAATGGGAAAAATCTTTTCATTTATAGTTGTATTTACTTTTGCATTTGCATTTAATACTGTTCAGGCCAATACAATAGCTCAAGCTTTAGAAGGAACTTTTAATTTAAGTACTTCAGTAGGTGGGCTTATAATAGCTATATTAACTGGACTTGTAATTTTTGGTGGATTGAAGAGAATAGCTAGCTTCTCGTCACTTATAGTTCCTATTATGGCTATCGGATATGTTGTAGTTGCAATATTAGTTTTAACTATAAATATTACACGTATTCCAGATTTAATAGAATTAATAGTAAAAAATGCCTTTGGAATAGATGCTGTATTTGGCGGAGCTATGGGATTAGCTATGTTACAGGGAGTAAAAAGAGGTCTTTATTCAAATGAGGCTGGAATGGGATCAGCTCCTAATGCTGCTGCAACATCAAATGTATCTCATCCTGTTAAACAAGGTTTAATGCAAGCATTTGGAGTATTTGTAGATACTATTCTTATTTGTAGTGCTACTGGATTTATAGTGTTATTATTACCTAATTATGCAAATGTAGGAGAAACTGGAATAAAGTTAACTCAAATTGCTCTTTCAAATGAAGTAGGAATGTGGGGAAATCCATTTATAACATTGTGTATCTTCCTATTTGCATTCAGTTCAGTAATTGGTAACTATTATTATGGAGAAACAAATCTATCTTTCTTACTTGGAGATAATAAGCTGTATATATTAATTTTTAGATTATTATGCGTTATAACTGTTTATCTAGGTTGTGTAGCTAAACTATCTGATGTATGGAATATAGCAGATTTAAGTATGGGAATAATGGCCATTATGAATATTGTCACTATTGCTGTATTATCACCAAGGGCATTTCTTGTTATCAACGACTACATCAAGCAGAGAAAAGAGGGAAAAAATCCTGTATTTAATATTAAGGATACACCATCTATTTTAAATACAGAAGCATGGGATGATTAG
- the nifU gene encoding Fe-S cluster assembly scaffold protein NifU gives MQYTEKVMEHFMNPHNVGVIENPSGYGKVGNPSCGDIMEIFIKVENDIITDVKFRTFGCASAIASSSVSTELIKGKTVEEALKLTNKKVVEELGGLPPVKMHCSVLAEEAIQLAINDYLSKKEAK, from the coding sequence ATGCAATATACAGAAAAAGTAATGGAACATTTTATGAACCCACACAATGTTGGAGTTATTGAAAACCCATCAGGATATGGAAAAGTAGGAAATCCTTCATGTGGAGATATTATGGAAATCTTCATTAAAGTAGAAAACGACATCATAACAGATGTAAAATTTAGAACATTTGGTTGTGCATCTGCTATAGCAAGTTCATCTGTTTCAACAGAACTTATCAAAGGAAAAACAGTTGAAGAAGCATTAAAACTTACAAACAAAAAAGTTGTTGAAGAATTAGGAGGATTACCTCCAGTAAAAATGCACTGTTCAGTTTTAGCTGAAGAGGCTATTCAACTTGCTATAAATGACTATCTTTCTAAAAAAGAAGCAAAATAA
- a CDS encoding cysteine desulfurase family protein: protein MKVYLDNNATTKMDKEVLDAMMPYLTEYYGNSSSLHLFGRETNVALTESRAKIAGFLGAAPDEIIFTASGSESDNLAIRGIARAYKNRGKHIIASPIEHPAIKNTLKDLEEDGYEITILPVDENGLLHVEDVKKAVREDTILITVMHANNEVGTFQPIEEIGKVAKENRIIFHVDAVQTMGKLDIKPKQMGIDLLSFSGHKFYGPKGVGGLYWRTGVRFGKVLTGGGQEKKRRPGTSNIPGIVGMAKALEIAYRDMDEEWKREEELRDYFETQILDRLPEIVINARGVKRLPGTSSVTFKYLEGESILLSLSYKGIAVSSGSACSSDDLQASHVLLAMGIAPEFAHGTIRFGIGKYNTKEEIDYVLDSVVEVVNKLRAISPLWNAYKEGK from the coding sequence ATGAAAGTTTATCTAGACAATAATGCTACAACTAAGATGGACAAAGAAGTATTAGATGCGATGATGCCATATTTAACAGAATATTATGGTAACTCATCAAGTTTGCATCTATTTGGAAGAGAAACAAACGTAGCTTTAACAGAATCAAGAGCAAAAATAGCTGGTTTCCTTGGAGCAGCTCCAGACGAAATAATTTTTACAGCATCTGGAAGTGAATCTGATAACTTAGCAATCAGAGGAATCGCAAGAGCATATAAAAATAGAGGAAAACATATCATAGCAAGTCCTATAGAACATCCAGCAATAAAAAACACATTAAAAGACTTAGAAGAAGATGGTTATGAAATAACAATTCTTCCAGTTGACGAAAATGGACTTTTACATGTTGAGGATGTAAAAAAAGCAGTGAGAGAGGATACTATTCTTATTACTGTAATGCATGCTAACAATGAAGTTGGAACTTTCCAACCAATTGAAGAGATAGGAAAAGTTGCAAAAGAAAATAGAATAATATTCCATGTTGATGCTGTTCAAACTATGGGAAAATTAGATATAAAACCAAAACAAATGGGAATTGACTTACTTTCATTTTCTGGACATAAATTTTATGGACCAAAAGGAGTTGGAGGACTTTACTGGAGAACAGGAGTTAGATTTGGTAAAGTTTTAACTGGTGGAGGTCAAGAAAAGAAAAGAAGACCAGGAACTTCAAATATCCCAGGAATAGTAGGTATGGCAAAAGCTTTAGAAATAGCTTATAGAGATATGGATGAAGAATGGAAAAGAGAAGAAGAGTTAAGAGATTATTTCGAAACTCAAATTTTAGATAGATTACCTGAAATTGTTATAAATGCAAGAGGGGTAAAAAGACTTCCAGGAACTTCAAGTGTTACGTTTAAATATCTTGAAGGAGAATCTATACTTTTAAGTTTAAGTTATAAAGGAATTGCAGTAAGTTCTGGATCTGCTTGTTCATCAGATGATCTTCAAGCATCACATGTTTTACTAGCAATGGGAATAGCTCCTGAGTTTGCTCATGGAACTATTAGATTTGGTATTGGAAAATATAATACAAAAGAAGAAATAGATTATGTGCTTGATAGTGTTGTAGAAGTAGTTAACAAATTAAGAGCTATTTCTCCATTATGGAATGCATATAAAGAAGGAAAATAG
- the thiD gene encoding bifunctional hydroxymethylpyrimidine kinase/phosphomethylpyrimidine kinase has protein sequence MKKPVLTIAGSDSSGGAGIQADIKTMTLNGVYAMSVITALTAQNTLGVSGILDIDSDFVKKQIDAVFTDIFPEAVKIGMLSSKEIIAVIADSLKKYGAKNIVVDPVMVSTSGSKLLKDDAIDSMCNKLFPLAIVITPNIPEASILSGIEINTKEDMIKATQIIHDKYKCCVLCKGGHSTNDANDLLYDGENFYWFEGRRINNSNTHGTGCTLSSAIASNLAKGYPLNKSIEIAKEYISNAMNEMLDLGHGRGPLDHGYFIK, from the coding sequence ATGAAAAAACCAGTGCTTACTATAGCGGGAAGTGACTCATCAGGCGGAGCTGGAATTCAAGCAGATATTAAAACTATGACATTAAATGGTGTTTATGCTATGAGTGTAATTACAGCACTGACAGCTCAAAATACTTTAGGTGTCAGTGGTATTTTAGATATAGATAGTGATTTTGTAAAAAAACAAATTGATGCAGTTTTTACTGATATTTTTCCAGAAGCAGTAAAAATAGGAATGCTCTCATCTAAAGAGATAATAGCTGTAATTGCAGATAGTTTGAAAAAATATGGGGCTAAAAATATTGTAGTAGATCCAGTTATGGTTTCAACAAGTGGATCAAAATTATTAAAAGATGATGCAATAGACAGTATGTGTAATAAGCTTTTTCCATTAGCAATAGTAATAACTCCAAATATTCCAGAAGCTTCTATCTTAAGTGGAATAGAAATAAACACAAAAGAAGATATGATAAAAGCTACACAAATTATTCATGATAAATATAAATGCTGTGTCTTATGTAAAGGTGGGCATAGTACAAATGATGCAAATGATTTGTTATATGATGGAGAAAATTTTTATTGGTTTGAGGGAAGAAGAATAAATAATTCGAATACTCACGGAACTGGATGTACATTATCTAGTGCTATAGCATCAAACTTAGCAAAAGGATATCCTTTGAATAAATCTATAGAGATTGCAAAAGAATATATTTCAAACGCTATGAATGAAATGTTAGATTTAGGTCATGGACGAGGACCTTTAGATCATGGATATTTTATAAAATAA
- the thiE gene encoding thiamine phosphate synthase — protein sequence MKLNKEDLLLYAVTDRKWLHGKSLKSQVEESLKGGVTCVQLREKYMKEEDFYLEALEIKELCKKYSCPFIINDNVGVAIKCGADGVHVGQDDMVASCVREIIGQDKILGVSVQTVEQAIKAEKMGADYIGVGAVFSTDSKDDAKYVDKETLKAICKNINIPVIAIGGISKDNILELAGTGIVGIAVISAIYGEKNICQATEHLKKATENMLEVK from the coding sequence ATGAAATTAAATAAAGAAGATCTTTTACTCTATGCAGTAACTGATAGAAAATGGCTTCATGGAAAAAGCTTGAAATCACAAGTTGAAGAATCTTTAAAAGGTGGAGTTACATGTGTTCAGTTAAGAGAAAAGTATATGAAAGAGGAAGATTTTTATTTAGAAGCACTGGAAATAAAAGAACTTTGTAAAAAATATTCGTGTCCTTTTATAATAAATGATAATGTAGGTGTTGCTATAAAATGTGGTGCTGATGGAGTTCACGTTGGACAAGATGATATGGTAGCAAGTTGTGTTAGAGAAATAATTGGACAAGATAAGATATTAGGAGTATCAGTTCAAACAGTTGAACAGGCAATTAAAGCTGAAAAAATGGGTGCTGATTATATTGGTGTTGGAGCAGTTTTTTCAACTGATTCAAAAGATGATGCAAAGTATGTAGATAAAGAAACATTAAAAGCTATATGTAAAAATATAAATATACCTGTTATTGCAATTGGAGGTATTTCTAAGGATAATATTTTGGAGTTAGCAGGAACCGGAATAGTTGGAATAGCGGTAATTAGTGCTATATATGGTGAGAAAAATATATGCCAAGCAACTGAACATTTAAAAAAAGCTACAGAGAATATGTTGGAGGTAAAATAG
- the thiM gene encoding hydroxyethylthiazole kinase — MIGIYLDNLRKNGALIHNITNYVTVNDVANVLLACGASPVMADEPEDAKEITAICGGLNINIGTLNTNTIEGMFVACEKAQELKHIMVLDPVGAGASKLRTNTARDLMKKFKFDVVKGNVSEIKVLASGEGGAKGVDADINDKITKDNLVKAIEFIKNYAKKINTIVAITGEIDLVSDGNSCYVITNGRKEMGKVTGTGCQLSALIAAFLVANPDKKLEATVAAVCTMGVAGEIGWSNMECGDGNATYRDRIIDAIYNMDGNRLDRGAIYEIK, encoded by the coding sequence ATGATAGGGATATATTTAGATAATCTTAGAAAAAATGGAGCGTTAATTCATAATATAACAAATTATGTAACTGTAAATGATGTTGCAAATGTTTTACTTGCTTGTGGAGCAAGTCCAGTAATGGCAGATGAACCAGAAGATGCAAAAGAGATTACTGCTATATGTGGTGGATTAAATATAAATATAGGAACATTAAACACAAATACTATAGAAGGAATGTTTGTAGCTTGTGAAAAAGCTCAAGAGTTAAAACATATTATGGTATTAGATCCAGTAGGAGCAGGTGCTAGTAAATTGAGAACAAATACAGCTCGTGATCTTATGAAAAAATTTAAATTTGATGTGGTAAAAGGTAATGTGTCAGAAATAAAAGTTTTAGCTTCAGGAGAAGGTGGAGCTAAAGGTGTAGATGCAGATATAAATGATAAAATTACAAAAGATAATTTAGTTAAAGCAATTGAATTTATTAAAAACTATGCTAAGAAAATTAATACAATAGTTGCTATAACTGGAGAAATAGATTTAGTAAGTGATGGAAATAGTTGCTATGTAATAACTAATGGAAGAAAAGAAATGGGCAAAGTTACTGGAACTGGGTGTCAGTTATCGGCATTGATAGCAGCTTTTTTAGTAGCTAATCCAGATAAAAAACTAGAAGCAACAGTAGCAGCAGTTTGTACAATGGGAGTAGCTGGAGAAATTGGTTGGTCAAATATGGAATGTGGAGATGGAAACGCTACATATAGAGATAGAATTATAGATGCTATCTATAATATGGACGGAAATAGACTTGATAGAGGTGCAATTTATGAAATTAAATAA
- the nth gene encoding endonuclease III, with product MTKKQRVSIVLEKLEEKFGKPKCALNYNTPFELLVAVILSAQCTDVRVNMVTKEMFKKVNTPEQFAALSLPDIEDMIRSTGFFRNKAKNIKQCSEQILNEFNGQIPQEMNELTKLAGVGRKTANVVRGEIWGLADGITVDTHVRRISNLLGLTKETDPLKIEKDLMKIVPHESWIDFSHYIILQGRDKCIARRPKCDECEINIACKHYEKLLKEREKEKIK from the coding sequence ATGACCAAAAAACAAAGAGTTAGCATTGTACTTGAAAAATTAGAAGAAAAATTTGGAAAACCTAAGTGTGCATTAAATTATAATACACCTTTTGAGTTATTAGTAGCTGTAATTTTGTCAGCTCAATGTACAGATGTGAGAGTAAATATGGTTACAAAGGAGATGTTTAAAAAAGTTAATACACCAGAACAATTTGCTGCTCTTTCACTTCCTGATATAGAAGATATGATAAGAAGTACTGGCTTTTTTAGAAATAAAGCTAAAAATATAAAACAATGCAGTGAGCAAATATTAAATGAATTTAATGGGCAAATTCCTCAAGAGATGAATGAGCTTACAAAATTAGCTGGTGTAGGAAGAAAAACTGCTAATGTTGTAAGAGGTGAAATTTGGGGACTTGCAGATGGAATAACAGTTGATACTCATGTAAGAAGAATATCAAATCTTTTGGGACTTACTAAAGAAACTGACCCTTTAAAAATAGAAAAAGATTTAATGAAAATAGTTCCTCATGAAAGTTGGATAGATTTTTCACATTATATTATCTTACAGGGACGTGATAAATGTATAGCTAGACGTCCAAAGTGTGATGAGTGTGAAATAAATATTGCATGTAAACACTATGAGAAACTTCTTAAAGAAAGAGAAAAAGAAAAGATCAAATAA
- a CDS encoding GNAT family N-acetyltransferase, which produces MVLLRETIEQDIPEIYRYIHLSYVTKYCDDPEKQWKTHEKWYKFLINSDSYVMYTITNSENGQFYGCVKFELEGECAIINVYLIEEIRHKGYSEKIIELSIGELQIKHPEISIVLAYILEENTPSLSAFKHLKFQYDGVEEYKGLDHMLFIKTLK; this is translated from the coding sequence TTGGTTCTTTTAAGAGAGACAATAGAGCAGGATATTCCAGAGATATATAGATATATACATCTTAGTTATGTCACAAAATATTGTGATGATCCTGAAAAACAGTGGAAAACTCATGAAAAATGGTACAAATTTCTAATAAATTCAGATTCATATGTTATGTACACAATAACAAATAGTGAAAATGGTCAATTTTATGGCTGTGTTAAATTTGAATTAGAGGGAGAGTGTGCCATAATCAATGTGTATCTCATAGAAGAGATAAGACATAAGGGATATAGTGAAAAAATTATAGAGTTAAGTATAGGGGAGTTACAAATAAAACATCCTGAAATATCTATTGTTTTAGCATATATTCTTGAAGAGAACACACCTTCTTTAAGTGCATTTAAACATCTGAAATTTCAATATGATGGAGTCGAAGAATATAAAGGGCTAGATCATATGCTTTTTATAAAGACCCTAAAATAA
- the tyrS gene encoding tyrosine--tRNA ligase translates to MDNRNVLDVLLDRGYLKQFTHEDEMRELLGKEKITFYIGFDPTADSLHVGHFIAMMFMAHMQRFGHRPIALVGGGTAMIGDPSGRTDMRKMMTKETIAHNVASIKKQMEKFIDFSEGKALLVNNADWLLGLNYIDFIRDIGSQFSVNKMLAAECFKTRMEAGLSFLEFNYMLMQGYDFLVLNKKYGCVMELGGDDQWSNMIAGVDLVRKKEQKQVYAMTCTLLTNSEGKKMGKTAKGALWLDPEKTSPYEFYQYWRNVADADVEKCLALLTFLPMDEVRRLGSLEGKEINEAKKVLAFEVTKLIHGEEEAKKAQEGAEAAFNNGGDMSNVPSVDFDSTKMGMELLDLLVENKLIKSKGEGRKFVTQNGLTVKEEKVKDFAMKVTEDLFENGEFIVKIGKKKIYRVVLK, encoded by the coding sequence ATGGATAACAGAAATGTATTAGATGTATTGCTAGATCGTGGATACTTAAAACAGTTTACACATGAAGATGAAATGAGAGAACTTTTAGGAAAGGAAAAAATAACTTTTTATATAGGTTTTGACCCGACAGCAGACAGTCTTCACGTAGGACACTTTATTGCTATGATGTTTATGGCTCATATGCAAAGATTTGGACATAGACCTATTGCCCTAGTTGGTGGAGGGACAGCCATGATTGGTGACCCTAGTGGAAGAACAGATATGAGAAAAATGATGACTAAAGAAACAATAGCTCATAATGTTGCTTCAATAAAAAAACAAATGGAAAAATTTATAGATTTTAGTGAAGGAAAAGCTTTACTTGTAAATAATGCAGATTGGCTTTTAGGACTAAACTATATTGATTTTATAAGAGATATAGGATCTCAATTTTCAGTTAATAAAATGCTTGCAGCAGAATGTTTTAAAACAAGAATGGAAGCTGGACTTTCTTTCTTAGAATTTAACTATATGTTAATGCAAGGGTATGACTTCTTAGTTTTAAATAAAAAATATGGTTGTGTAATGGAACTAGGTGGAGACGACCAATGGTCAAATATGATAGCTGGAGTAGATCTTGTTAGAAAAAAAGAGCAAAAACAAGTATATGCAATGACTTGTACACTTCTAACTAACAGTGAAGGTAAGAAAATGGGTAAAACAGCTAAAGGAGCACTATGGCTTGACCCAGAAAAAACATCTCCATATGAATTTTATCAATACTGGAGAAACGTTGCAGATGCAGATGTAGAAAAATGTCTTGCACTACTTACATTCTTACCAATGGACGAAGTAAGAAGATTAGGAAGTTTAGAAGGAAAAGAAATAAATGAAGCTAAAAAAGTACTAGCATTTGAAGTTACAAAACTAATTCACGGAGAAGAGGAAGCTAAAAAAGCTCAAGAAGGTGCAGAAGCTGCATTTAATAATGGTGGAGATATGTCAAATGTCCCTTCTGTTGATTTTGATTCTACAAAAATGGGAATGGAATTATTAGATCTACTAGTAGAAAATAAACTAATAAAATCAAAAGGTGAAGGAAGAAAATTTGTAACTCAAAATGGACTTACAGTAAAAGAAGAAAAAGTAAAAGATTTTGCAATGAAAGTTACAGAAGATCTTTTTGAAAATGGAGAATTTATAGTAAAAATAGGAAAGAAAAAAATATATAGAGTAGTTTTAAAATAG
- a CDS encoding MetS family NSS transporter small subunit — protein MTVGAIVMMTFGCVVVFGGLFAAICVALKKDSDID, from the coding sequence ATGACAGTAGGAGCAATAGTTATGATGACATTTGGTTGTGTAGTAGTATTTGGGGGACTATTTGCAGCTATATGTGTAGCATTGAAAAAAGATTCAGATATAGATTAA
- a CDS encoding sodium-dependent transporter produces the protein MAKRELWNSRKGFIYAAVGAAIGLGNLWRFPFQAYKNGGGAFFLPYIVAIFTCGVPLMILEYQLGRNVRGGSTKAFRTLGKKFEWFGWVQIMIPIIVMMFYCTIISVSVVFMVYSLAHAANIINWMDNPGQLMGIIVGSANGPFDFAAGISKYMLGFIVIVWLGNWIVVRKGISKGIEKASKLFTPLLMILMVVFMFNSLRLNGAAIGLNELFTPRFEKILNPSIWVAAYAQVFFSTTLAVGVMIAYGSYIPDKWDIVNSSFITVLSNASFDIIAGITVFSTLGYLVNNLGVDFNSFGNGAGIAFIAFPIAISTITSNTVLQGIIGIVFFLCLFVAGLSSSISMLESFTTGALDKFNIKREKLVTIISAVGLIGSACFSTYAGFNYILDIVDAHVGNYIIASLGLIEPILVCKYYGIDKIRMEANRYSDFKIGKWFDFLLKYVTPTLLGITVVSNFVKGIKEVNFSGLIYGWGTVAAMLICATIFYKKNWKMDRNN, from the coding sequence ATGGCTAAACGGGAATTGTGGAACAGTAGAAAAGGATTTATCTATGCGGCAGTTGGAGCTGCAATAGGACTTGGTAATCTATGGAGATTTCCTTTTCAAGCATATAAAAATGGTGGAGGAGCTTTCTTTTTACCATATATAGTTGCTATATTTACATGTGGAGTTCCACTTATGATATTAGAGTATCAGTTAGGACGTAATGTTCGTGGTGGGTCTACAAAAGCATTTAGAACTTTAGGTAAAAAGTTTGAATGGTTTGGTTGGGTTCAAATAATGATACCTATTATTGTAATGATGTTTTATTGTACAATTATATCTGTGTCAGTAGTATTTATGGTTTACTCACTTGCTCATGCAGCAAATATAATAAATTGGATGGATAATCCAGGACAACTTATGGGGATTATAGTTGGAAGTGCAAATGGACCTTTTGATTTTGCTGCTGGAATTAGTAAATATATGCTTGGATTTATAGTTATAGTATGGCTTGGAAACTGGATTGTTGTAAGAAAAGGTATTTCTAAAGGAATAGAAAAAGCATCTAAACTTTTTACACCACTTTTGATGATTTTAATGGTAGTATTTATGTTTAATTCACTTAGATTAAACGGAGCTGCAATAGGATTAAATGAACTATTTACTCCAAGATTTGAAAAAATATTAAATCCTAGTATCTGGGTTGCTGCCTATGCACAAGTTTTTTTCTCAACTACACTAGCAGTTGGAGTTATGATAGCTTATGGATCATATATTCCTGATAAATGGGACATTGTAAATAGCTCTTTTATAACAGTATTATCTAATGCATCTTTTGATATAATTGCTGGAATTACAGTTTTTTCAACATTAGGATATCTTGTAAATAACTTAGGAGTTGATTTTAATTCATTTGGAAATGGAGCAGGAATAGCATTTATAGCTTTCCCAATAGCTATTTCAACTATTACAAGCAATACAGTTTTACAAGGAATTATAGGAATTGTATTTTTCTTATGTCTTTTTGTAGCTGGACTTTCTTCAAGTATTTCTATGCTAGAGTCATTTACGACAGGAGCTTTAGATAAATTTAATATAAAAAGAGAAAAGTTGGTAACTATAATATCAGCTGTAGGACTTATAGGAAGTGCTTGTTTTTCTACCTATGCAGGTTTTAACTATATATTAGATATAGTTGACGCTCATGTTGGAAACTATATCATAGCGAGTTTAGGGCTAATTGAACCTATTTTAGTATGTAAATATTATGGAATTGATAAGATAAGAATGGAAGCAAATAGATATTCGGATTTTAAAATTGGAAAATGGTTTGATTTCTTATTAAAATATGTTACACCTACATTATTAGGAATTACAGTTGTTTCAAATTTTGTAAAAGGGATAAAAGAAGTTAATTTTTCAGGACTTATTTATGGTTGGGGAACAGTAGCTGCAATGCTTATATGTGCAACAATATTTTATAAGAAAAATTGGAAGATGGATAGAAATAATTAG